In Balaenoptera ricei isolate mBalRic1 chromosome 7, mBalRic1.hap2, whole genome shotgun sequence, a single window of DNA contains:
- the NR4A2 gene encoding nuclear receptor subfamily 4 group A member 2 isoform X1 has protein sequence MPCVQAQYGSSPQGASPASQSYSYHSSGEYSSDFLTPEFVKFSMDLTNTEITATTSLPSFSTFMDNYSTGYDVKPPCLYQMPLSGQQSSIKVEDIQMHNYQQHSHLPPQSEEMMPHSGSVYYKPSSPPTPTTPGFQVQHSPMWDDPGSLHNFHQNYVATTHMIEQRKTPVSRLSLFSFKQSPPGTPVSSCQMRFDGPLHVPMNPEPASSHHVVDGQTFAVPNPIRKPASMGFPGLQIGHASQLLDTQVPSPPSRGSPSNEGLCAVCGDNAACQHYGVRTCEGCKGFFKRTVQKNAKYVCLANKNCPVDKRRRNRCQYCRFQKCLAVGMVKEVVRTDSLKGRRGRLPSKPKSPQEPSPPSPPVSLISALVRAHVDSNPAMTSLDYSRFQANPDYQMSGDDTQHIQQFYDLLTGSMEIIRGWAEKIPGFADLPKADQDLLFESAFLELFVLRLAYRSNPVEGKLIFCNGVVLHRLQCVRGFGEWIDSIVEFSSNLQNMNIDISAFSCIAALAMVTERHGLKEPKRVEELQNKIVNCLKDHVTFNNGGLNRPNYLSKLLGKLPELRTLCTQGLQRIFYLKLEDLVPPPAIIDKLFLDTLPF, from the exons ATGCCTTGTGTTCAGGCGCAGTATGGGTCCTCGCCTCAAGGAGCCAGCCCCGCTTCTCAGAGCTACAGTTACCACTCTTCGGGAGAATACAGCTCCGATTTCTTAACTCCAGAGTTTGTCAAGTTTAGCATGGACCTCACCAACACTGAAATCACTGCCACCACTTCTCTCCCCAGCTTCAGTACCTTTATGGACAACTACAGCACAGGCTACGACGTCAAGCCACCTTGCTTGTACCAAATGCCCCTGTCCGGACAGCAGTCCTCCATTAAGGTAGAAGACATTCAGATGCACAACTACCAGCAACACAGCCACCTGCCCCCCCAGTCCGAGGAGATGATGCCGCACTCCGGGTCGGTTTACTACAAGCCCTCCTCTCCCCCGACGCCCACCACCCCGGGCTTCCAGGTGCAGCACAGCCCCATGTGGGACGACCCAGGCTCCCTCCACAACTTCCACCAGAACTACGTGGCCACCACGCACATGATTGAGCAGAGGAAAACGCCGGTCTCCcgcctctccctcttctcctttaaGCAGTCGCCCCCCGGCACCCCCGTGTCTAGCTGCCAGATGCGCTTCGACGGGCCCCTGCACGTCCCCATGAACCCGGAGCCGGCGAGCAGCCACCACGTGGTGGACGGGCAGACCTTCGCTGTGCCCAACCCCATCCGAAAGCCCGCGTCCATGGGCTTCCCCGGCCTGCAGATCGGCCACGCGTCGCAGCTGCTCGACACGCAGGTGCCCTCGCCGCCGTCGCGGGGCTCCCCTTCCAACGAGGGGCTGTGCGCCGTGTGCGGCGACAACGCGGCCTGCCAGCACTACGGCGTGCGCACCTGTGAGGGCTGCAAAGGGTTCTTTAAG CGCACGGTGCAAAAAAACGCGAAATACGTgtgtttagcaaataaaaactgcCCAGTGGACAAGCGGCGCCGGAATCGCTGTCAGTACTGCAGATTTCAGAAGTGCCTTGCTGTTGGGATGGTCAAAGAAG TGGTTCGCACAGACAGTTTAAAAGGCCGGAGAGGTCGTTTACCTTCGAAACCGAAGAGCCCACAGGAGCCCTCTCCCCCCTCGCCCCCGGTGAGTCTGATCAGTGCCCTCGTCAGGGCCCATGTCGACTCCAACCCGGCTATGACCAGCCTGGACTATTCCAGG TTCCAGGCGAACCCTGACTATCAGATGAGTGGAGATGACACCCAGCATATCCAGCAGTTCTATGATCTCCTGACTGGCTCCATGGAGATCATCAGGGGCTGGGCGGAGAAGATCCCGGGCTTCGCTGACCTGCCCAAAGCCGACCAGGACCTGCTTTTCGAATCGGCTTTCTTAGAACTATTTGTGCTGAGATTAGCATACAG GTCCAACCCAGTGGAGGGTAAACTCATCTTTTGCAATGGGGTGGTCTTGCACAGGTTGCAATGCGTTCGTGGCTTTGGGGAATGGATTGATTCCATTGTTGAATTCTCCTCCAACTTGCAGAATATGAACATCGACATTTCTGCCTTCTCCTGCATTGCTGCCCTGGCTATGGTCACAG AGAGACACGGTCTCAAGGAACCCAAGAGAGTGGAGGAGCTGCAAAACAAGATTGTAAATTGTCTCAAAGACCATGTGACTTTCAATAATGGGGGCTTGAACCGCCCCAACTATTTGTCCAAACTGTTGGGGAAGCTTCCAGAACTCCGTACGCTTTGCACGCAGGGGCTACAGCGCATTTTCTACCTGAAACTGGAAGATTTGGTACCACCACCAGCAATAATTGACAAACTTTTCCTGGACACTTTACCTTTCTAA
- the NR4A2 gene encoding nuclear receptor subfamily 4 group A member 2 isoform X2, with amino-acid sequence MDNYSTGYDVKPPCLYQMPLSGQQSSIKVEDIQMHNYQQHSHLPPQSEEMMPHSGSVYYKPSSPPTPTTPGFQVQHSPMWDDPGSLHNFHQNYVATTHMIEQRKTPVSRLSLFSFKQSPPGTPVSSCQMRFDGPLHVPMNPEPASSHHVVDGQTFAVPNPIRKPASMGFPGLQIGHASQLLDTQVPSPPSRGSPSNEGLCAVCGDNAACQHYGVRTCEGCKGFFKRTVQKNAKYVCLANKNCPVDKRRRNRCQYCRFQKCLAVGMVKEVVRTDSLKGRRGRLPSKPKSPQEPSPPSPPVSLISALVRAHVDSNPAMTSLDYSRFQANPDYQMSGDDTQHIQQFYDLLTGSMEIIRGWAEKIPGFADLPKADQDLLFESAFLELFVLRLAYRSNPVEGKLIFCNGVVLHRLQCVRGFGEWIDSIVEFSSNLQNMNIDISAFSCIAALAMVTERHGLKEPKRVEELQNKIVNCLKDHVTFNNGGLNRPNYLSKLLGKLPELRTLCTQGLQRIFYLKLEDLVPPPAIIDKLFLDTLPF; translated from the exons ATGGACAACTACAGCACAGGCTACGACGTCAAGCCACCTTGCTTGTACCAAATGCCCCTGTCCGGACAGCAGTCCTCCATTAAGGTAGAAGACATTCAGATGCACAACTACCAGCAACACAGCCACCTGCCCCCCCAGTCCGAGGAGATGATGCCGCACTCCGGGTCGGTTTACTACAAGCCCTCCTCTCCCCCGACGCCCACCACCCCGGGCTTCCAGGTGCAGCACAGCCCCATGTGGGACGACCCAGGCTCCCTCCACAACTTCCACCAGAACTACGTGGCCACCACGCACATGATTGAGCAGAGGAAAACGCCGGTCTCCcgcctctccctcttctcctttaaGCAGTCGCCCCCCGGCACCCCCGTGTCTAGCTGCCAGATGCGCTTCGACGGGCCCCTGCACGTCCCCATGAACCCGGAGCCGGCGAGCAGCCACCACGTGGTGGACGGGCAGACCTTCGCTGTGCCCAACCCCATCCGAAAGCCCGCGTCCATGGGCTTCCCCGGCCTGCAGATCGGCCACGCGTCGCAGCTGCTCGACACGCAGGTGCCCTCGCCGCCGTCGCGGGGCTCCCCTTCCAACGAGGGGCTGTGCGCCGTGTGCGGCGACAACGCGGCCTGCCAGCACTACGGCGTGCGCACCTGTGAGGGCTGCAAAGGGTTCTTTAAG CGCACGGTGCAAAAAAACGCGAAATACGTgtgtttagcaaataaaaactgcCCAGTGGACAAGCGGCGCCGGAATCGCTGTCAGTACTGCAGATTTCAGAAGTGCCTTGCTGTTGGGATGGTCAAAGAAG TGGTTCGCACAGACAGTTTAAAAGGCCGGAGAGGTCGTTTACCTTCGAAACCGAAGAGCCCACAGGAGCCCTCTCCCCCCTCGCCCCCGGTGAGTCTGATCAGTGCCCTCGTCAGGGCCCATGTCGACTCCAACCCGGCTATGACCAGCCTGGACTATTCCAGG TTCCAGGCGAACCCTGACTATCAGATGAGTGGAGATGACACCCAGCATATCCAGCAGTTCTATGATCTCCTGACTGGCTCCATGGAGATCATCAGGGGCTGGGCGGAGAAGATCCCGGGCTTCGCTGACCTGCCCAAAGCCGACCAGGACCTGCTTTTCGAATCGGCTTTCTTAGAACTATTTGTGCTGAGATTAGCATACAG GTCCAACCCAGTGGAGGGTAAACTCATCTTTTGCAATGGGGTGGTCTTGCACAGGTTGCAATGCGTTCGTGGCTTTGGGGAATGGATTGATTCCATTGTTGAATTCTCCTCCAACTTGCAGAATATGAACATCGACATTTCTGCCTTCTCCTGCATTGCTGCCCTGGCTATGGTCACAG AGAGACACGGTCTCAAGGAACCCAAGAGAGTGGAGGAGCTGCAAAACAAGATTGTAAATTGTCTCAAAGACCATGTGACTTTCAATAATGGGGGCTTGAACCGCCCCAACTATTTGTCCAAACTGTTGGGGAAGCTTCCAGAACTCCGTACGCTTTGCACGCAGGGGCTACAGCGCATTTTCTACCTGAAACTGGAAGATTTGGTACCACCACCAGCAATAATTGACAAACTTTTCCTGGACACTTTACCTTTCTAA
- the NR4A2 gene encoding nuclear receptor subfamily 4 group A member 2 isoform X3 → MPCVQAQYGSSPQGASPASQSYSYHSSGEYSSDFLTPEFVKFSMDLTNTEITATTSLPSFSTFMDNYSTGYDVKPPCLYQMPLSGQQSSIKVEDIQMHNYQQHSHLPPQSEEMMPHSGSVYYKPSSPPTPTTPGFQVQHSPMWDDPGSLHNFHQNYVATTHMIEQRKTPVSRLSLFSFKQSPPGTPVSSCQMRFDGPLHVPMNPEPASSHHVVDGQTFAVPNPIRKPASMGFPGLQIGHASQLLDTQVPSPPSRGSPSNEGLCAVCGDNAACQHYGVRTCEGCKGFFKRTVQKNAKYVCLANKNCPVDKRRRNRCQYCRFQKCLAVGMVKEVVRTDSLKGRRGRLPSKPKSPQEPSPPSPPVSLISALVRAHVDSNPAMTSLDYSRFQANPDYQMSGDDTQHIQQFYDLLTGSMEIIRGWAEKIPGFADLPKADQDLLFESAFLELFVLRLAYRSNPVEEYEHRHFCLLLHCCPGYGHRETRSQGTQESGGAAKQDCKLSQRPCDFQ, encoded by the exons ATGCCTTGTGTTCAGGCGCAGTATGGGTCCTCGCCTCAAGGAGCCAGCCCCGCTTCTCAGAGCTACAGTTACCACTCTTCGGGAGAATACAGCTCCGATTTCTTAACTCCAGAGTTTGTCAAGTTTAGCATGGACCTCACCAACACTGAAATCACTGCCACCACTTCTCTCCCCAGCTTCAGTACCTTTATGGACAACTACAGCACAGGCTACGACGTCAAGCCACCTTGCTTGTACCAAATGCCCCTGTCCGGACAGCAGTCCTCCATTAAGGTAGAAGACATTCAGATGCACAACTACCAGCAACACAGCCACCTGCCCCCCCAGTCCGAGGAGATGATGCCGCACTCCGGGTCGGTTTACTACAAGCCCTCCTCTCCCCCGACGCCCACCACCCCGGGCTTCCAGGTGCAGCACAGCCCCATGTGGGACGACCCAGGCTCCCTCCACAACTTCCACCAGAACTACGTGGCCACCACGCACATGATTGAGCAGAGGAAAACGCCGGTCTCCcgcctctccctcttctcctttaaGCAGTCGCCCCCCGGCACCCCCGTGTCTAGCTGCCAGATGCGCTTCGACGGGCCCCTGCACGTCCCCATGAACCCGGAGCCGGCGAGCAGCCACCACGTGGTGGACGGGCAGACCTTCGCTGTGCCCAACCCCATCCGAAAGCCCGCGTCCATGGGCTTCCCCGGCCTGCAGATCGGCCACGCGTCGCAGCTGCTCGACACGCAGGTGCCCTCGCCGCCGTCGCGGGGCTCCCCTTCCAACGAGGGGCTGTGCGCCGTGTGCGGCGACAACGCGGCCTGCCAGCACTACGGCGTGCGCACCTGTGAGGGCTGCAAAGGGTTCTTTAAG CGCACGGTGCAAAAAAACGCGAAATACGTgtgtttagcaaataaaaactgcCCAGTGGACAAGCGGCGCCGGAATCGCTGTCAGTACTGCAGATTTCAGAAGTGCCTTGCTGTTGGGATGGTCAAAGAAG TGGTTCGCACAGACAGTTTAAAAGGCCGGAGAGGTCGTTTACCTTCGAAACCGAAGAGCCCACAGGAGCCCTCTCCCCCCTCGCCCCCGGTGAGTCTGATCAGTGCCCTCGTCAGGGCCCATGTCGACTCCAACCCGGCTATGACCAGCCTGGACTATTCCAGG TTCCAGGCGAACCCTGACTATCAGATGAGTGGAGATGACACCCAGCATATCCAGCAGTTCTATGATCTCCTGACTGGCTCCATGGAGATCATCAGGGGCTGGGCGGAGAAGATCCCGGGCTTCGCTGACCTGCCCAAAGCCGACCAGGACCTGCTTTTCGAATCGGCTTTCTTAGAACTATTTGTGCTGAGATTAGCATACAG GTCCAACCCAGTGGAGG AATATGAACATCGACATTTCTGCCTTCTCCTGCATTGCTGCCCTGGCTATGGTCACAG AGAGACACGGTCTCAAGGAACCCAAGAGAGTGGAGGAGCTGCAAAACAAGATTGTAAATTGTCTCAAAGACCATGTGACTTTCAATAA